In the Glycine max cultivar Williams 82 chromosome 19, Glycine_max_v4.0, whole genome shotgun sequence genome, CTAGAACTTCAACTCATTATGGCCACACTAATATTGTTGTCAATATCGTAGAGATAATAACAAGGCAATCCCAAGCCTTGGACTTGGCACTCGGGTCTCCCTTCCAAGACCTCCTAGATGTGATACAAAAGTTTTCATATACTAGTCCTAGAGAATGTCAGGATCTTGAAGATTGATCTCTCAAATGTGCCAGACTCAAGGTATTTCATTGACAACTCGACCAAGAGCAATCAAATTTGAGTATAGCACTTAACTTTTTATGGATGTTtgacttctttttttactttggttgatatttgagtattttttttttaagattgtcATGTTGCAACACCTTAGTGTGTGGCACCATCGCAACTTCATGTGAATGTGTGAGCATTCTTAAGAGGATTTTTCAACTATTTTCTTTAAACTTTAGGTCAAACATTGCCAACAAACATTATTTTTGTACTATTTTTATGTGATCTAGAACATACTTTTAATCAATAAAGGACTTACTAGTATAATACTTAGACCTCTCCCAATTTGAGCATTGTTTTATTGTTTAACTAGTATAATACTTATACCTCGcccaattatttattattgttccGTCAAACTCATTCGATGATGTGATAAGTCATTGGACCGTCAATGTGATTATCACTTATCACAtcattaattaacattattagttaacaataaaactcaaattattaacattgaaaaaatataggaataaaaaatgctaaaaatttTGAAGactaaaagtgatttttttttaaaaaaatagaaacaaaaacagAATTAATCTATAAAAAGATCATGAATTAGCCCATCTCAGTAAGCATAAAATCAAAGGCTCAATATCAGCAAGGCAGCAACACATCTCCAGCCAAACTAATTCCGAAAAACAAAATCTCCAGCTAAATTAATGTTCATACGCGTGTGTTCCCTAGATGCATTTGTTCTTTATCTACTTTTTTTCAAAGCTTTGCTTTGGGAATGTACAGGTGATTTTGTCGGCAGAAGCTGCTCGTTTTGGAGAAACAGTTGTTTTAATATCTATGACCAAGGTCCAAGGGTAATCAACTAATGGATATGGTAATTATCTAGAAAACAATTCCAAATGACGTTATGGCAACGGGGATGATGATGTTAATATCATTAAAACGACGTCATGGGGTTTGGTGATGCTGATGTTGAGACAGAATTAGATCCACCATTCCACTCTACTTCCAAGTTGTAATACTAACgacaaaaagagtaaaaaattatCTCGTGGAAATGAAGTATCAAGTACGCAAGACAAATCATAATATGGTAAAATATGATTACTAGCTACTAGTACctgtataattaattaacatactaggtttattttttattttttgaggaaaCATATTAGGTTTATCAGTGTGCATATTTATGTTCCAGAAAATTAAAGCTACTTTCTTATGCTAATATATACCCGTATTATTAAAACATGAACAATCCTGTAGTTCATTACGGACGACTTATTATATATTCGAACAAAGTCCAGTTCTATCCATTATATGGTgagatatttttaatgatttaaaaaatatggtagtaatataaaatttaaaaagtgtgCAGATATAATAATAGCTAGAAAGTAAACAAAATAGAGAAGCAGCTGTCCTACCATGTCTTGTCTTGCACTAAAGAAAGGTATATTACTCATTGCTCATGATTTATCTTGCGTTATATCGTTTCTACATTAATCTATTATAATGATTTAAATTTGATGCGTGGTTATCATGTTGATGCCTCAACTAttctattaatattattttgccAAATCAATTCACGTGtcaattctaatattttattgttttcttatcTTCTCAAATTTAATGCCATTCAATGTATacgaattaataaaatttatagccTTGAAACCCATGCAATGTATGATTGTTTTagtaaacaaagaggaaaaagtaatagaataaaattagGCACGGATACAAGAGTGTAATAAAAGGggatcatatttttttacacaattatttaaatatttaacttttaataaataataagtttaaaaatgatttattattaaatttatggaTAAAATTAGAGATATGATCTATTACTAAGAAAATAAGGCCCCTTCTTGTCTCCCTTGGATCCGTCCgtgaataaaatgtttaaattttttaaaaacaaaattaaaatgctttaaaaacaaaagaaaagtgtaAATATGACTATGGCTGGgcattctttatatatatatatatatatataatacataaaatatcACAACTTTTTAGCATTATtagctaaaataaaatatcattttttatatttttaacattcaaagaacaaataaaagtctttaaaaatatcaaaatatttaaatttaaatttaataaaaaaacaatattcattAACAATAACAAGTTTACTCTaggataaaaggaaaataacaaattaatataaattataaaaataaaaataaagatatataaaaatagtaaattaatataaatgagtAAGCTGATAGTAATATTTATGAAATAGgtgtttaattatttcaaagtttaaaagaaaaaatattttatttcaaaaacacGGATTTTAAATTGGTTTTATGTACCAATTCTATACTGGTTTGATTGATTTCAGATCGATTCGCACGAATTTTGAAATagtctattttttagtttaaattcacTGATCACTAGGCCAATTCTTGATTCAACCGATCCAACTGGCTAGTCCATTCTGATTCTCAGAACCATGATTAATATCACATCatctttcattattaattaaaaacacacCAATAACAATAtctcttcaaatttcaaatttcaaataaattgtcaaattatttataatattcttacaaaaatatttattattgtgtCTTTTATTTTTCGACAGATACTATAGTTTACTTGTATCTTTTATTAATGACAATTGTGTTCGATCTAGCTAATAGGACCATTACAGGTTATAAAACTCTCCTTTTtagtatttaatgttattacaTATCCAGAACTTGAATTTAAGGTCATCGatcaaactaaaataaactCGCACTAATTGAATCACATGCTTAATGATTAATCAactcttttattaattatatatatgcatcttaaattcttaattgtacaataaaaaaactcaaactcaaatcctgtttgctttcatcttctgttttgatatattgttttgttgatgaaaattaagaagaagaaaaagatatatataaacgtaaaagaaaaggaaaaaactcAATTATATGTTGAGTCAGAAATGAAgtgaaaaaatagtatttttatacaagaattatatatatttttatgaagagaaaaaatagtttataatttttttaaattagtaatAGATTGTTGTAAGAACATATTACAAAATGAGCATCACACGATAGATAATGAATAGAAGATCTGCTTTAGAAGAATTTTGATACAACATGAATAAGCATATTTAAAAATGCATATATGTGTAAAATGAAgtgataatatattatatttgttccagtaaaaaaaaaatgatatttgtttTGTATAATATAAATTGGTTAATATATTCCTTAACATAGGAACTTTTAGTTATGTATGTTGTAATGATAACTTGGAaacattaaatttcaaaacaattgCATTCTGCAGtatataaaaactataaagTCTCTAAATTATTGCAGAATTTAAAACTTATTCTTAATTTTCCTATTTAGCACgcatgaaattgatttttttaataatgtattatttttttatattattgtatttcctattaaatataattaaatgtaaaaaatttaatttaaataaattctctAACAAGATTAACACTAActcaaatattttgtttaaactCCCGCGCATTTCAtgtagaaataattaatttctcaaCCTCAACATAAATGTTAATAGGTTCCTCTGGCAGGTGCGATTGGCTCTCAGCATACAGTCAATTTCTACATTTTTATTTGGGGAAAATATATTTGGACACCCATTGTGTTATATATTCTACATCTAGtaatcaagagaaaaaaaataaaattataggtatgataaataatataatataataggaagagaaagataaaaaaaaaagagtggtaTTGATGGAATGTTTAAAAAGATAAGGTGTTCAAATGGCTTGATTATTTGTTTGCAAATATATACTTAACAAAAAGTGAGAATAATGACAGCTTAAAACAAAATCgttcatatattaaaattaatacgtGCTCCAGACCGTTCTTTATCATTGCTCATAAATTTAAGCTTGATTTATTTATCGTGAGAACTCATGTACATGAAAGTGGGGAGTGGGGGAATCACACTAAAGCAATAGAATAAGCGAATAACAACATTACATGAGAGCAAAAAGCTCCCTTTGATATAGCAGTATGGAAAACTAAtgcaaaaaatataagtaaaagaatttcaagttatatataattcatttgTATATAGTTCCTTATATTTTGCCCAAGTGAACATAACGGAGTACCATTTCATTTTAAGAACTACATGAGTTACAGCTTAAGATCCACGATTGCATGTGCACTCATTAAATTAGGTTTggcttaaaaaattacattatttcatgaaaacatCTGTTTCAAGGGACAAGATCTTTTACATTTATGAAGCAACTGCGATCAGCGGATCCAATAGCTATCCTCTTTCTAACAGCACTGAGTGGAGAGAGAATGTTATGGTAGAGACTTACAACTACGAAAATGAAAACCTTCATATGGGTGCAAACTCAATTGGATTTGCTTCAAATATATACTATCATGTTTGGATTACAATTTGGAACCTATAGTTTGATACAATGAGAAAGCaacaattttcaatttctaCTCATTATGATCTGATAACCCAAAATAATACTTAATCACTATACAACCATAGCTTTAatttgccaaacatatttatatataagccAAACAAACTACTACTATGTAAAATTCATACTTATTACAGCATAACATAATTATCTCTACACGAAGTGCCAAAATCGCACAAATTTAAAAAGGgtactattattttattaaatgctAGGCCCTGCAACTATAATCATGTTATcactaaaatatatatagcatggttGATGATCACTTGATCTCTTAAAACGTACgcgtttttttgtttttttgaaacaGGGTATCTGCTTATGCGTTTTATCGCTCAAGCATCAAACGTTTCTGAACCATAGCGATATATATTTCAGCTTTGGTGTCCACGCTTTCATCTGCTGGCTGGCGATACAACTCATCCAAATTGCTCCTACTATCTGCAACCACAATGCGAACCTTCAGATTTCGCTTTGTGGTTGCATAGTCCTCGTGGACCACGAACCCTACAGAGGCAGGAGAAGAAGAATAGTGATTTGGCTTAATATCTGTAGCTGTGTATTGCACGGCGGTTGAGGAAGCTGGTTTTGGTGCATTTCTATAAAAAGGCAACGATTTTCCTCTCATGGACCCTCTGTGGCTCTTTCTGTATGCCTCCATTTTCACCAGCAAGTTTTGAGAACAAAAGGGTATTAAAGGAGATTGCACGGTGTGAATTTCGGTAGTTCAGTAGCATGAGATTATGGGTATATATATTGTTGTTTCTGAACTGGAATCCGGATAAAGATGAGGATGGTCCCTCATCTAAAAATCTGGAGGCATAATTTCTTTAAACCCGTATTGGCTCACTGATTTAttccaattattattttagtaagtTTGGCTGCTTTCTAAAATATGTTGGTCTCTTTTTACTAATGGAATCGATAATAAGATTTGCTAATCGTTTAGCTAGAAAATTAACGCCTGTTGGTCCAgctttttgctttttcactttctaGTTTTAACAACTGTTCTCTAGAATAACACCAAACTTTTCAATGGTCAATTTCTCATTTAAAAGCTATTAAGATGTTTTAGTTAGATAAATTTCTTCCTAAAAacttataggaaaaaaataaaaatgaaatatttgtcTAATTTAAAAGCTATTATAAGATGttgttagataatttttttccctaaaCATTTAtaggaaaacaaatgaaaaataaaaaacatttcaaaCATTTCAATGATCAATATCTCTTTTAaagcactactacaaaaaatcTTTTAACAATAGTTCTAGAAAAACTTCGACGACGGTTTTCAATCAATGTTGAAATGATCATTGTTAAAAGTTGAAAGATTTCGACGACAATTTTAAATCATTGTAGAAAGTGGCTTTTTGACGATGTTTATTAGaactaatgtaaaatttttattggaatatctctctatgcaacattttcaaatataattttcaaaaccaTCTAAGAATATTGCTTTCCACAACAATTTTGTCCAAAATTGTTGTAGAACGTTGCCTTCCACAACTATTTTCACAAAAATTGATGTAGAATGTGTTTTCAAAGACAATTTTGTAGAAAATCGTCGTGAAAAATGACATTCTTCATCGATTTTCTGACAACCAATGTagaatgtgaattttttttaatatttgttttgttttgataataaattcagcctgtaatttaaaatagaaccaacaaaggggtactAGATTAACCAAAGCAACAAAGTTTTACACTTTCGATCTTTTACTCATTACATTCTTGTTTGGAGGAGCATGAATGCAAGCTCCCAATTCCAAGAGAAAAGCAAGCATCTGCAAGAAAGACGTATCCTATAACGTGAGAATTGCTTGGATTACTTAGAGGATATAGTACAAAAGGCATCACAAAGGGAACATCATGTTGCTGGCTAAAAGTTGAGGGAATGGATTAATACCTTTACAAATTCAAGATTGAAAGGTGGGTAGGAACCATTCATGCACCTTGTATCCATGATATGGCTCACCAGACTCTTTAGAGATGGCATGTAATGTAACCCCAAACCCATAGAATAACCAACAGATTTAGAGTGAACCAAGACTGTTATTAGATGGACACCAGTAGCAAAAAAATATGGACAACTATGGTGTAACACCTCGGTCAAATCACACCAAAATGAGAGGGATCTAAATGCTGTGCAACTATGAGATTGTAGAACTGAGGATgacttaaatgaattaattggtactatctataccaacaagatgcatATACTTTTCGGTAGTCCATCACTTAAGAACTTCATAGTTAAGCGTGCTTGGCTTAGAGTAGTTGTGGGATGGACCTTTCGAGAAGTTTCTCGGAAAGCGTGTGAGTAAGGACAAAGCACGCTAAAAAGTCTCGTGTTGGTTTATGGGGTCATTCATTGATCCTAGAAGCAAATAGAGCTCATTTTCAAGGTCTCGAAAAGGGTTACCTACGAAGGGTTCTGACCGGTGGAGGGTTCTGACCAACAAAGATTGTTAGTGAAGTGTCACCGTGTGAAGTGTCGCAGTGTGATAGACGCTGAGAAATTGAAACTCAGGAAAGTTACAAATTGTATTAGAGCAAACCTCTCTCTCAGTATAGTGTGGTTCAAGGACGAACCAGACAGAAACCGGTGGGCATGTAACACCTCAATCGAATCACACCCGGGATCCAGAGGCTGTGCAGGTATGAGACTGTACAATTGAGGAtgacttaaaggaattaattggtactacctataccaacaagatgcatATACTTTTCGGTCGTCCATCACTTAAGAACTTCATAGTTAAGCATGCTTGGCTTGGAGTAATTGTGGGATGGGCGACCTTTCAGGAAGTTTCCCAGAAAGCATGTGAGTAAAGACAAAGTATGCTGAAAAGTCTTGTGTTGGTTTGTGGGGTCAATCATTGATCTTAGAAGCATACAAAGCTGATTTTTGAGGTCTCAGAAAGGGCTACCTATGAGGTGTTCTGACCAACAAGAatgttgagtgaagtgtcaCCATGTAAAGTATCGGTAGTGTAAGAGCCACCGAGAAGTTGAAAATCAAGGATGTTACATATGACACTAAGTCTGTCTATGCTGATACAGTAGCTATCTTACCCACACAACTTTGAACCAGCACAAAATTCCTCTACTTTCTGCCCATCTGGGCCATCAATACCAATTTACAACAAGTAGTCTATCCAATCGGAAAACTAAAAATGGAATAGCAGATAGGCTAATAGTTTGTGTGAAGATGGATTAATTATGAATGTATATTTGTTGAATATTTACAATTAAGGTTAAACACAACATAAGGCTACATAGTTATGTCCATTGTCTAGAAAAGAATtattgtataataaataaaatattggaaATGGTGTTGTAATCCAGCAGGAAATGTTGAGTTGAATCCTGAGCGAGACTAGCCCTTATAACatcttaaaatcatttttatgcaAACCCTAGTGTTTGTTAACATGATTACCATGGAATGCAACaaaatagaacaataaaagaaaagggtaAGGTTTTAGGGTTTGAAGAACAACCAAACCTGAAGATTGTTGTCCTTAATGTAAGCCTAAATCTGTTTGAGTTCTTGGTTTTGAGCTATCTCAGGAGTTCCGACGAGGTCTTGCATCTTGGGTGAAACTTTGTGGGGTTTCATGATACCATTGATTTTGCAGGCTGGCTTAGACGACTAAGAGACGATGCAATAGCTAATGCTTCACATGGTTCATATCATACGCAACCCATGATGTGAAccataaaagaagaagataagTAGGAAATTTTGGTGGTGGGAGAAAataggaagaagaagaacataAGAACCTGAAACACAAAAGGAAGAGCCATTATTGTCCACAACCAAAACATAGGCTTCAACAGCGACGACAAAGGAGTGAGAACATGACTTAGGAAAGGAGAGGTGAGGTTTGTAGGGGGCGGGATGGAGGAGAGGGAATGAAAACCTATAAAGCATGAAAGTGAAAACGAAAAATGAAGGCCCTTTACATGAAGATTTTAATAAACCTTCTTTGAAAAGATTTCAAAGACAGTTTTGtgaaaaccatttttaaaaggTTCCGATTATTTGCAATGCCATCGCATCTTTGAAGACATCAATTTTGTAGAATCGTCCTTGATCTAGTGTCGTAGAAAagtttttttgtagtagtgaaatCTTCAATGATATTTAGATAATCAAATTTCTTCATAGatacttataaaaattaagttaaaatcagattttgtagAACCTAACATGAGAGAGCTAGATGTGTCATTTTGGCCCTAAACTCTATGGGTGGTCTACTTTGCCCACTATAATGGCTCTAGCATTTTTTAGCCCCCCTAACGAGGGGGCTTAATAACCCCACTTAGTATGGGGTCCGGACCAGAGCTTAAGAATGGTCAACTCAAAAGTCATGActacttcaaaaaaatattttattcaactattaaaaaaatatttttaacctaGCCTTAGCTAGCCTGAGTAATTTTAACTTGGCCTCGACAAAGGTAATTTTAACTAGGTCTCAGTAAGAGTAATTTTACCTCATTCGCAACTAAAGCATCTTTAGCTCGGCCTTGGTTGGGGATTTTTTTGGCCAACCCATTTGGGGGCATATCTTTTGAGTAGCCTCAACTGAGGGCATCTTTAGCTCACTCTTGGTATGGGCAACATATTTGGCTTGACCCTAGTTAAGAAATCTTTAGA is a window encoding:
- the LOC100527394 gene encoding uncharacterized protein LOC100527394, with amino-acid sequence MEAYRKSHRGSMRGKSLPFYRNAPKPASSTAVQYTATDIKPNHYSSSPASVGFVVHEDYATTKRNLKVRIVVADSRSNLDELYRQPADESVDTKAEIYIAMVQKRLMLER